TTCAAGCGGAGAGGGTGAACGCTCCCGGTACGTTTGGATCAGGGCGAGGGCTCGGTGGGCTCGTAGGCTCCGATCGGTTCAGCCCCTCGCCGATGCGCCGCTGGCTCTTCACGCTCCTCCTGTGCGCGCCCGCCTTGTGTTCGGCGCAGCACCGTCCGGAGACGCCCTCCATCCTCCTCGGGCATGGACCGGCAGCCACGCCGCTCCCGCACCTCCTGGATGAGACGCTGGGTTCTCCGACGGGTCCGCGATGGCGCGCAATCACCGCGCTCCTGGGCTCGACAGGCGGATACGTCGCGCTCGGACTCGCGGGGGGCGGCTTCGGCTACCACATCGACGACTCCGCCGGGTGCGACGACCTCTGCCTGCCCGAGGGGGTGTGGGTCGGGTGGACGATCGGGAGCGCCGTCGGTGCCGGCCTCGGTGCGCATCTCGGGGGTGGCGGGTCGGGGTCGCTGGCGTGGACGCTCGTCGGCGCGGGAGCGGCCCAGAGCGCGCTGGGCCTCTACGGCGCCTCGATCGACAACCCCTTCGTCGTCCTCATTCCGGTCTCCGTTCTCGCGGCTCTGGTCGCGGACGGCGTGTCGGCCTCGCGCTGAGCGGTCGTGGGGAGGCTTCGTGAGTTCATCAGGTCGCGCGGTGTCGGTCCCCGCTGACCCGCGTACCCTGCCCGCCTCCCCGATCCCGCCCCGCTCCGATGCTCGTCCTCGTCCCCACGCCCGTCGGCAACCTGGAGGACCTCACGTTCCGCGCGCTCCGCGTGCTGAAAGAGGCCGACGTCGTGGCGTGCGAGGACACGCGGACGTCGGGCGTCCTCTTCGGCCACTACGGCATCGAGACGCCGCGCGTGAGCTTCCACATCCACAACGAGCACGCGAAGGCGAGTCAGTTGGTCGAGCGGATGGCGGCCGGCGAGACGGTCGCCCTCATCTCGGACGCCGGGACGCCGGGGATCTCGGACCCCGGCTTCCTCCTGGTCCGCGCCGCCGCCGAGGCGGGCGTCCGCGTCGAGGCCCTGCCGGGGCCGACGGCGTTCGTCCCGGCCCTCGTCGCGAGCGGCCTCCCGTGCGACCGGTTCGTGTTCGAGGGCTTCCTCCCGCACAAGAAGGGCCGCCAGACGCGCCTCAAGGCGCTCGCCGACGAGCCGCGGACGGTCGTCCTGTACGAGAGCCCGCACCGCCTCGTGAAGCTGCTCGGCCAGCTCGGCGAGCACCTCGGACGGGATCGGCCCGCCGCCGTGGCCCGCGAGATCTCGAAGCTCCACGAGGAGGTCCGCCGCGGGACGCTCGCGGAGCTTGAGGCCCACTACGGCGCGCAGGCCAAGGTGCGCGGCGAGATCGTCGTCGTCGTCGGCGGGGCCGGCTAGCGGGGCACCGACTCCGCCCGCCTCGGCGTTCTCCCCGGGGCCGACGAAGCCGTGCCCCGACGGGTACGATGCTATCCTCTCCCCTCCTTGCTTGGCCGCCCGTGCGCCTCGTCCTCCTCGTCCTCCTCACTGCCACGGCCGCCAACGCGCAGGCCGAGCTCCCGCCGCAGTCCGCGCCCACGCCCGTCGCGCTCCAGGAGGCCGGGGCCGACACGACGTCTGACGGGCGAACCGAGACGGAACTCGCCGTCGAGGCCACGATCGCCGAGCCGGGCGTCCACGTGGTCCACTTCTGGGCGCCGTGGTGCGGCAACTCGCGAGCGGAATTCGAGGCTGGCTGGTACGAGGTCGTCGAGGCCAACCCCGACGTGTCGTTCTCGTTCGTGGCGATCTGGAACGACGGCCGCGACTCCGCCGACCGCCTCGCGCGCTACGGCATCACGCCGGGCGGCCACGTCGCCGTCTACGCCCAGCCCGACCGCGGGCCGACGGCCGAGCGGAGCCTCCGCCGCCGCGCGTTCCTCGGCCTCCCGCTGAGCTGGACGCCGACGACCTGGATCTTCAACCGCGAGGGCCAGCTGGCCTACGCGTTCAACTACGGCGAGGTCTCGCCGGACATGCTGGCGACCGCCATCGAGCACGCCCGCGACGAGTGGACACATGATTGAGCACGCCTCGACCGACGCCGCCCTCCGCGAGATCGTGAGCGCTGACGGCGTCCACGTCGTCCACGTATGGGCGCCGTGGTGCGACAACTCGCTCCACGAGCACGAGCCCATCTGGTCCGACTGGCAGAGCCTGAGTGCCGACTCGGTGACGTTCGTGACGGTCTGGAACGAGGGCGAGAGCGGGGCCGAGACGCTCCGCGAGACCGGCGTCGAGGGCGTCCGCGAGCTCGTCGTGCCCGGCCCGAAGCCCGAGAAGCCCGACCGGCGGATCCGCCTCCTCGGCGTCCCCGTCACGTGGATCCCGACGACACTCGTGTTCAACCGGAACGGCCTGCTGGCGACCGCCTTCGCCTACGGCGAGGCCTCGCGCGAGCAGCTGACGGAGGCCATCGCGGGCGCGCGGAGCAGCTGGTGACTCCGCCCGCCTCGACGCCGAGGCGGGACGAGTCAGGCCAACCGCTGGACGCCGGCGGCCGACGCGAAGGCCGCCAGCTTGTCGGCGTCGAGCGCGCCGCCCGTGCGGAGCCCGCTGCACACGTCGAGGCCGAACGGCCCGACGGCCCGGACCGCATCGGCGACGTTGCCGGGCGTGAGGCCGCCGGCCAGAACGACCGGGATGTCCAAGAGCTCGCGGATCGTCCGGCTCACGCGCCAGTCGTGGACGCGGCCGGTCCCGCCGAGCGCCTTCGTGTCGAGCGTCGGGTCGCCCGAGTCGAGAAGCACGGCGTCGACGTGGCGCGCGACGCGCTCGGCCTCGGCGATCGCCTCGGGCCCCGTCACGTGGACGACCTGCCACAGCGACCGCCCCGGCAGGTCGGTCCGCAGTCGCGCGTAGACGGCTGGGCCGACGCGGTCGACGATCTGGACGGCCGAGACGCCCGCAGCGTCGGCCTGCCGGGCGATCGTGTCGGCGCTCTGAGCGCTCGTGAGGAGGACCGACATCACGGGCGGCGGAACGGCCCGAGCGATGTCCGCGATCCGCTCGTCCGGGATCACACCCGGCCCGCTCGGCATCGCCCCTACGAGCCCGACCGCGTCGGCGCCGAGGCGGACGGCCAACCGCATCTCCTCGACCGAGCTGATGCAACAGACTTTCAGGCGGGGGAACAGCGGAGGCGTCACAGGGGCCGGGGTCAGTACAGGCCGTCGCCCTCATTGAGCGCGACGCGGACCACGAGGCGCGGCCGGCGACCGGCGAGACGGGGAATCTGGCCGTCGTCGATGAGGTAGTGGAACGAGTTCTGGAGCGTCGAGCGGATGCCCTCTGAGTCGACGCCGAGCGAGAGCGTGAGGTCCCCCCAGTACAGGTCGGCGGCCAGGATGCCGTGGGCGTAGGCCCCGCCGTACTGTCCCGAGAGGTCGTACGTCTCATCGCGGTTGAGGCGTCCCAGCCCCTCCGTCGTCCCTATCCACACGACCGTCCGCAGCCCGACGCCACGTAGCACGTCCGCGTCGTGCCGGACGTACCGCACGCGGAGAGCGAACGTCCGGTAGCGGTCGAGGAGCTGCTGGGCGAGGGCGTCGTTCTCGAACGTCACGTCAAAGGAGGATGCCTCCCCGGCGAAGCGGTAGCGGACTGCACCGGACAGCTGGGACGTGTGGTCGGTGTCGAGGTACAGGAGGAGGGTGTACGAGAGCGTGTGGGCCCTTGGCCGCGCCCGGTGGAGCTCGGCCCCGCGGTACGCGCGGCGAGGACCAAACCCGTAGCTCAGGCCGAGGGCCGCCTCCGCCCCCACGCTGGATCCGGGAAGCCCGAGGTCCGCTACGAGTGCTTCGGCGCCGAGGCTGGCCTGGGCCGATACGTCGTGCGCCCGTTCGAGCCCGAGCGGGAGCGGTGCCGAGCCGCCGGCCGCCACCCCCACCCCGCTCTCGTGCGTGCCGACCTTCGAGGTCACTGCCGCGCCCACCGAGGCGGGACGGTCCAGCACGAGGGCGTGTCCCTGCGCCGCGACCGTGGCTGCCATGAGGTGCAGGCCGATAAGGACCCCGTGCCTCACTCGCTGCCCCCCGCCCGTCGACCCGGATCGAGCAGCCGCCCCCAGACGGCGTCGTACGGGTGGACCTCCTCGACGGGATGCCCGTCGCGGACGAGCGGGCGCCCCTCGTTGGCCCAGCGGAAGATCGAGCCTGCGAGGTTCTCGACGTGCTCGAAGCCGGCCGACTGGAGCCGCCGCGCGACCGCGCCCGAGCGGACGCCGACGGAGCAGTAGACCACGACCGACCGCTGGCGGTCGATCCCGTCGAGCGCGTCGGCCAGTTCGGCCGCCGAGGCGTCGGGGTCGACGCGGTGCGCGCCCGGGAGGTGCGAGACGGCGTACTCCGCCTCGGTGCGCGCGTCGAGGAGGACGGGCGCGACCGTCGAGTCCGCGAGGTGGGCCGCGAGCGCGGCGGTCGTCGTCGTGGGGACGTCGGCGAACCGGGCGGCGAGGTCGCGGTCGACGGCCCGCCAGGCGAGCGAGCCCGGGCGGTGGGCGGCGCGACCGGCCCACAGCCACAGGCCGCCGACCGCGACGAGGGCCACGAGGAGCAAGACGAGGGCGAGGCGCATGGCGGAGCAACGGCGCGGCCCCGGCCGGAGTGCCCGGCCCGGCGCACCCGAAATGCACGGGGGATCCCGTTGGGCCGCCCCGGGGCCCGCCACGCCCCGGGCTATCTTCGCGACTCGCCACAGCCCCCGACCGCCCTCCCGCATGACCGGCAAGCTCATCGACCGCCTCGTCGCCGCCGCGGTCTTCCTGTACGCCTTCGTCGTCTACGTCGCCACCATGGCGGAGACGTCGCCGTTCTGGGACTCGGGCGAGTTCATCGCCATCGCCAACGGGCTCCAGGTGAGCCACCCGCCCGGCGCCCCGTTCTACATGCTCGTCGGGCGGCTCTTCGCGATGGGCGCGCCCCTGTTCGGGGGCCTCAGCCCGGAGCCGGTCGCCTACGCCGTCAACCTCGTGTCGGTCCTGTGCAGCGCGCTCACGGTGCTCCTGACGCACCTCGTGATCGTCCGGCTCGTGCGGATCTGGAAGGGCCACCCGGCCCAGTGGACGCCGGCCCAGCGGATCGGGGCGAACGCCGGCGGCGTGGTCGGGGCCCTCGCGTTCGCCGTCACCGACTCGTTCTGGTTCAACGCCGTCGAGGCCGAGGTCTACGCCATGTCGATGCTGTTCACGGCGCTCGTGGTGTGGCTCGCGCTCGTGTGGCGCGACGCGACGCGCGCCGAGGAGGCCGAGTTGGCCAAGCGCGGCGAGCACCCGTTCGGGCTCCACGCCGACCGCTACCTCGTGGCCATCGCCTACCTGTTCGGCCTCGCGATCGG
This sequence is a window from Rubrivirga marina. Protein-coding genes within it:
- the rsmI gene encoding 16S rRNA (cytidine(1402)-2'-O)-methyltransferase, whose protein sequence is MLVLVPTPVGNLEDLTFRALRVLKEADVVACEDTRTSGVLFGHYGIETPRVSFHIHNEHAKASQLVERMAAGETVALISDAGTPGISDPGFLLVRAAAEAGVRVEALPGPTAFVPALVASGLPCDRFVFEGFLPHKKGRQTRLKALADEPRTVVLYESPHRLVKLLGQLGEHLGRDRPAAVAREISKLHEEVRRGTLAELEAHYGAQAKVRGEIVVVVGGAG
- a CDS encoding TlpA family protein disulfide reductase, which encodes MRLVLLVLLTATAANAQAELPPQSAPTPVALQEAGADTTSDGRTETELAVEATIAEPGVHVVHFWAPWCGNSRAEFEAGWYEVVEANPDVSFSFVAIWNDGRDSADRLARYGITPGGHVAVYAQPDRGPTAERSLRRRAFLGLPLSWTPTTWIFNREGQLAYAFNYGEVSPDMLATAIEHARDEWTHD
- a CDS encoding TlpA family protein disulfide reductase, producing MIEHASTDAALREIVSADGVHVVHVWAPWCDNSLHEHEPIWSDWQSLSADSVTFVTVWNEGESGAETLRETGVEGVRELVVPGPKPEKPDRRIRLLGVPVTWIPTTLVFNRNGLLATAFAYGEASREQLTEAIAGARSSW
- a CDS encoding phosphoribosylanthranilate isomerase, translating into MTPPLFPRLKVCCISSVEEMRLAVRLGADAVGLVGAMPSGPGVIPDERIADIARAVPPPVMSVLLTSAQSADTIARQADAAGVSAVQIVDRVGPAVYARLRTDLPGRSLWQVVHVTGPEAIAEAERVARHVDAVLLDSGDPTLDTKALGGTGRVHDWRVSRTIRELLDIPVVLAGGLTPGNVADAVRAVGPFGLDVCSGLRTGGALDADKLAAFASAAGVQRLA
- a CDS encoding polymorphic toxin type 23 domain-containing protein, coding for MAATVAAQGHALVLDRPASVGAAVTSKVGTHESGVGVAAGGSAPLPLGLERAHDVSAQASLGAEALVADLGLPGSSVGAEAALGLSYGFGPRRAYRGAELHRARPRAHTLSYTLLLYLDTDHTSQLSGAVRYRFAGEASSFDVTFENDALAQQLLDRYRTFALRVRYVRHDADVLRGVGLRTVVWIGTTEGLGRLNRDETYDLSGQYGGAYAHGILAADLYWGDLTLSLGVDSEGIRSTLQNSFHYLIDDGQIPRLAGRRPRLVVRVALNEGDGLY
- a CDS encoding rhodanese-like domain-containing protein → MRLALVLLLVALVAVGGLWLWAGRAAHRPGSLAWRAVDRDLAARFADVPTTTTAALAAHLADSTVAPVLLDARTEAEYAVSHLPGAHRVDPDASAAELADALDGIDRQRSVVVYCSVGVRSGAVARRLQSAGFEHVENLAGSIFRWANEGRPLVRDGHPVEEVHPYDAVWGRLLDPGRRAGGSE